The following is a genomic window from Nicotiana tabacum cultivar K326 chromosome 3, ASM71507v2, whole genome shotgun sequence.
attcaaatttccaaaaccaaTAACTTTATTATCTTTCAAAAGTTTCACAGAAGGATAATGAAAATTCAAATCATATCCATTAATCGATAGTCTTGAAAGAGAAATTAAATTTCTAGAATATTTTGGAACataaaaagtattttctaaaTCTAAGTGAAAACCATCCTTCAAAATGAGCCTATAAATCCCCACTCCTTCCACACGTGAACGCGTCCTATTGACAGAATAGACGTATTGTTCACTTCCTATCGGCTTCCTCTGAGTTAGAAAGCCCTGCATGATTTTGGCAATGTGAATTGTAgcaccagaatcaatccaccatgtATTATAAGAAACTTTGGTAAAATTAGATTCATAACATACAAAGGTAAAATTACCTTTCTTCTCAAGCCATTTCTTGTATTTCAGGCAATCCTTCTTCCAGTGTCCCTTCTTCTTACAGAAACAACAAGCATCTTTGTCAAAGGTGTTTTTCTTCTTCATGGGAACACTTTTGCCCTTCTTTGCATTTCTCTTACCATAAATCACCATATTAACACTTTCAGGTGTCCTATGTTTCAACCTCTCTTCTTCTTGAACACACATGGTCAAAAGTTTATTGATTGACCATTTATCCTTATGTGTGTTGTAAAAAATCTTGAACGGACTATATTCCGCAGGAAGTGAGTTGAGCATGAAATGCACAAGAAATGGTTCAGACATATCAACCTCAAGGGACTTGAGTTTAGCAGCAATGTCTCTCATCTCCATAATGTGCTTACGCACTGTACGACTTCTGTCAAAAGTCATACTTGAGAGCCTCTTCATAAGGGTGCTGGCCAATGCCTTGTCAGAGCTTACGAATTTTTCATCAATTGCCTTCATGTAAGCTTTGACTTTATCGCTATTAGGGATAGAACCCCTATTGCTTTGGCTTATGTGGGATTTTATGAGCATTAAACTTAAACGATTAGATCGCTTCCACCGCTCATAATTAGCCTTAGCAGCTAGCGTACTTGATTCCATGGGAATAGGTGGTTCATCCACACGGAGTGCCAACTCCAAATCCGAGCACCCTAAAGTGAGAAGGACTTTCTCCTTCCATTTAGCATAATTGTCACCAGAAAGCATTGGAATTCGAGCATTCTCATTAAAAATAGCGATAGGAAAAGCGGTAAAGACTGCAAAACAAGGATAAACATACATAAGCTATGAAGTACAATCCATCAAGGTGAATCGCGTAAAATACCGATTCTTAGTAAATTCTAGACCTTTCTGTGGGCAGTGGTTGCAACCCATGCATAGAATTTACTTTACTTTATTAGACTAGTAAACCAAAACACATAGAAATTAATCTGTACCTGTGGACATAAGATAATTTCCAACTCAAAAGTTTACTATTTCATTCCAATTAGTCTCACCAAAATAGTTACCTCCCTGTATGGCCGGGTTTTCCATTTTAATAAGATAATCGGACAAAATAGATGTTATTATAATATTAATTCTAATCACAAAACTTTATGTAATTAAACAACTTAGTTTCTTTTATATCAATTACTCAAGATGTTGTGGCTACTCCTAAATACATAAtacaaaagaaaatttcaaaattgaCATCTTACAATAATAAGCCTTTATAATTAACTTTCACTAGAATATTGATTTGTTTCAAAGTGGAGATACAAAGTATAGGTAGGATGCCTATATATCCTCAAATAATTCttataattaaactaaatattataAGAACTTCCAAAGATTTCAACGAACACATATGTTATATTACATAACTGAAGACCAAAGTGTTTGTCAAAGTCTCACTAGGCAATTCCTCCAGATTATTAGTACTTTGAATTGATCAGTGCTTCAAGAACACTTCAAAATTCCTTGTTTTAAAAGGCAACAACTAAATACTTGTACCAGAAAATAAAGTTTAACTTTTGAAAAGATAATATACGAACCCTTCCAAATTCATTACGAAACATTGAAACACATAATGAGTAGATACAAGGCAGACTATATTTGCACTATGTCTTAGTAATATAAGACAAAAACGTGATAATTAAAAGCAAACAAATCGTGATCAATACTTTGTCAATGCATATGCTATCAGGGAGTATTTAAACAATCAACAAGTGGACAAGCTTAAAGAATCTGAAATTTTTAATGTCTTTAATCATTCTACATCAAAGTTTTAAAGAGCAAGACTACATAATAGCTATTATGAATTAAAGCAAGCTCTCCTTTTAAACTAAGGATAAAATCATAAGTTCGACAAATCACACGAGAGTCAACTCATTCACTCATGTGGATTAAAATAGTTCGAGCAGTTGAGACACAATTTAAAAGTTAGAACCAATTCCATCTAACAAAATATAACTCCATTGTCGACAAATCAAAGACGGattgtattatatatataaaactaaACACACAGATTTGAGCAAAACGAGATTTGCATAGTTATGAACACAATCTCGATACCGAACAACACGACCAAACGACCAAAggtaggctctgataccacatgTTGAAATATAAACACATACACAGAGCCAACGCAACGGAAATGAACATTGTTGTTCAAGCGTTGTAGGGAATCGCCTTTTTAAACTTTTAGCAGAAAACCTAGAGAGCCTTCTAGCCTGTGTCTATCGTAGGATGCCAGACTGATGGAGTCACAAGCGTATTTATAGATAGGTTAGGGACTCTTAGGCAAATACTTTAGCCCTAAGGACTTCTCCATAAATTATAATTACCCTAGGGACTCATAATATATGTAATTTCTTTCCATTAAAGAAACTActatatatgcataattatagaatattatctgatatattatttcctttggagaataaggtaaataatttattacctTATATGTGGGTCACACTAGAAGACTCTAGAAGAGACGGTAATTTCTAAAAAAAACGTAAGCTAACGAACTTTCTATCAATATGTTTTGTTTTCTCTAAAGGGGAGAGTACTCGTTCAAGCATGCACGTTGGTGTTAAGTAATCAAATAGTTTATCCAAATTGATTTCTTttcaacaaaagaaaaatatagaaaataaaataaaaatattgtctTTAACATCTAATATTCCATGGTATGCCTTGTTGGAATATGCAAGCCCTATGGTCACACTTGCATAATTATCATTGTTGTTTTTTGACCATATATGGTCAGAGTTCCATTATATTAATTACTTGGATTACTTTAGCACGAGAAGTCAAAACAAGGAAAGTTCCAGCTTTCTTCAACAATAGATTTTCAACGCCTTACAACCACGTGGAGCAcgcaatttttgaaaaaatgaggCTACGTACAGCTGCTTTAAAATACCTCAACCAATAGAAATTACATAAATCCCTTAGCTAGCCCAGCCTAACTATATAACATATCCTTGTTTTCTACTTTTCTTCATCTCAAAATCTTTTGTACTAGCTCTCTTCCTTCATTTTAAGCCTACAGTTCAAGAAATTTGGGAGCTGTATTATTTTTCGTAACTTGTAAAAATTAAAGCCATGTTTAGAGCAATGAGTACACGAAGAGACTACAGAGGATATGAAGAATTAATTAAGGAAGAGGAGCCTTCTGCTCCAATATTGGGTAAACCAAAGTTGAGCAGAAACGGAACAGTTCCAGCTGCTGCTAAGTTCTTTAGTTCTTCGTCTAAGAAGGTGACGTCCGAGGAGAATTTCCGAGCGACTACTCAGTTAAAGGAAGCGAAAAAAGCGAGCAAGATTCATCCAATATTCAGTCTTTttgaaacaaagaagaagaagaaggcaaCTGCAAGGCCTGAATTCTCAAGGTATATTCAGTATGTTAGAGATGGAGGTTTTGGAGATGTGTTGCAGACTACTTCATCCAAATCCAACATGGAGGCAGTAAAGTGATTTTGATTCTGCCGTGGAAAATAGCATTCATTACATTCTATAATTAGTTCATATGTGTGGTTTTACGGTTCCAAACAATTTGGAGTTGATATTCTTGTCATAAAGTGTGTATAAATACGTAATAAAAAGgagaaatgaaaaaaatttatttttaattgaacTTGACACGTGACAAGTAAGGATTGGTGTGTGACAACCactttgtatacgggtaaaaccggggCTAATGAGCATCCCGATTTCTCGGTTAGTCAAACGAAGCAAGGACATAACTACATGAAATCGAAATCGAAGCTGGGTATTTCTCGTATTAAGGCCCGAACGGAGTATGCGCCACCGGGCTTGATAAGACAACGCTTCCCTGATTCCAGAAGGAGCTCCTAGACCTCGGAAAGCACTGCGAACAATTATACACGACTAACAGGGGGCCATGATATCCGCACCCAACCGGATATTACGGCGCGAATCTCGCCCTATATCATTAGCGTATCAATAATTGATGTACAAGGAAGATTTTTACCGTTTTTTTTAAATTGTACTAGAGGtaaaactcctctactatataaaggggaaataTTATTATCAATAGACACTGTGTAACACGCATATTAAGGCAATACAAACTTGTTTTCTCTGCTTCTTAGTTATTAAAAAGTTCTTATTTTAATTGTAGCTCTTCATACACGTTTGTTTCCGAATCGAGGGCAGAACAATTGTTAAGCTTAGAATCCGAGCCCGAACTCAACATCACAACtggtttggttatttattttatctttaattcatTTATATTGAACCAAtccacatatttttagaaccgcgtataaattcaattgttatccatttttaagggtaaacagtttggcgcccaccgtagggctaaggataatagtggtaatttgatacaaattcccATAATGCactctattttacgcttgttctttaagTTTTCAATTTCAGGTTTgcttaaaaatgtcaaactctcagtttgctcacttgaacgttgaggTTGAATCTGGCCATCATGGCAAAACAAAAACTTAGTACCTAGCAATGAGGTACCCCTATTGATCCCAACGAGTCCCAATTGTAGATCCAATCGACACCAATTCATAGGTTGCTATCGATGCTCACCTGCCAACCGACCCCGAGAACAACGTTCGCGGAGGCCCACGAACAACGGTTCGAGAAGCACCCGAAGGCGAAGGTGATGGGATAAGCATGCGGCTAATCTTCGAAATGTTGTAGGCTCAACAAGCGGCGATAGTGCAGCTACAAAATCAAGGCCACACTCATGGTAGGGTCGATCCCGAACGGCCCGGGAGAGTACTcgaagaaatgagcaaaatacCGGGAGGGTGGCTGAAGCTGAGCCTAGGACCAACCCCGAAATAATGAAAATACTTGAAATATTAACAAAGTGGGTGGAATCGGGGGAGAAGAAGATTGAggccaacgacaaaaaggtggagacctataaTTCCAGGGTAGATCAAATCCCGGGCGTGCTCCCGATTTTAAAGGGACCAGATTCTAAGAAGTTTATCCAAAAGCCTCTTCCTCCGAGCGCTGCACCGAAGCCGATACCGAAGAGAATTGTATGCCCGACATTCCAAAATACAATAGAACCACAGATCCCAACGAGCAAgtgacctcctacacatgcgcTGTCAAGGGAAATGcgcgacttggaagatgatgaaatcgagtcgatattgttaaagaagttcggggaaactctgttaaaaggagcaatgatatggtatcacaacttaccctcAAATTTTATTGCTTCGTTTGTTATGCTTGTATATGATTTTGTGAAGGCTCATGCTgaagccatcaaggtcgagaccagaaaatcaCATCTTTTCAAAGTTAAACAAAGAGATAACGAAATGCTCAGGGAATTCATGTTGATGTTTCAAATAGAACGATTGGAGTCGGTTGCcgatgattgggctgttcaagcatTCACTCAAGGGCTTAACCCTCGAAGCTCCTTGGCTTCGCAACAGCTTAAATAAAGTCTGGTGGAGTACCCGGCGGTGACTTGGACCGACATCTACAGCAGGTACCAATCAAAAGTCAGAATCAAGGATGACCAACACGGAGCCCCCTCTGGGTCCGTTTATCCCATCAGAACTGACGACAGGCCTAAGAGAGTCGTCAATCATGAATCAGGGCCAGTACGAGATCGTACCAACCATACAATATAGATCGAAGGGGAAATGGTCCTGGCATAACTCTACAATGAACAAAAAGAGGAGTGATTGAGGGAACAATAACCGAGGCCTGATGAGCAAAAATGGGTTTGACAGGCTGCTCGGGGGAAGGGAGGCTCCAAGGttgtcagagtataacttcaacgttgatACAACCAGTATTGTATCAGCCATTGAGCGCATCAAGGAGACCAAGTTGCCTCGACCACATCAGTCTGACTCTACCCAGAGAGATCCTAACATGatatgtaagtatcatggcactcatggccgtAGGAACAAAGACTGCCGACAACTGAGAGAAAAAGTTGCTAGATTGTTTAATAACGGGCACCTATGAGAATTtctaagtgatcgagccaaaaaccacttaAGAAATAGGGATGTCAACAAACAGACTGAATAAgaggaacctcaacacgtcatcaacatgatcattggaagGATTGATATCTCTCAAGGGCCGATGATAAAATGCACTAAAGTGTCTATCACGAGGGAGAAGTGCACCCGAGATTATATCACGGAGGGAACCATTTCGTTCAATAATGAGGATGTCGAAGGCGTCGTAtaacctcataatgatgcactggtaatctctgtacttatcaataaatctcgagttaagcatgtgttgattgatccaggtagctcgaccaacatcatcagatcgagggtcgttaAACAGCTTGAGGTTACAAAACCAAATAGTGCTAGCAGTACGGGTGTCAAACGaatttaacatggcatgtgaaaccactaaaggggagataaccttACCCGTGAACACCACCAGGatcatccaggaaacaaagttctatgtaatcgaaagggatatgagatataacgctcTATTCGGAAGAccatgggttcacaacatgagggcgatACCTTCGAACTTGCGCCAGGAATTGAAGTTCCCTACATCGGGTGGAATCAAGACAGTATACGAAGATTTGCTGGCTACAAAAGAAATGTTCGTAGTCGATGATGTGCTCCTAGTATCCGCCGTTTCGACATCAATGAGTATGGAGTCGACCCGAAAGTTCGAAGTCAAATAGCGATCACCGATGCCAGTCCTGGTCGTACCGAAAGAACAAGGAGCTAACGAATAGGACGATTACGTGATTCCAAGGTCATTCATAGCACCTGACAATACTGACGCCACTAAATCAACAGTTGAAGAACTTGAGCAACTCGTATTGATCGAACACATgccggatcgaaaggtatacctggacACAGGGTTAACCCTCGAGCTTAGGAAAGAACtcattaattttcttaaagctaacatagcttgtttcgcttggtcccatcttgacatgacaaggATTCCGCCAGAGATAACCAATAacaagctgagtttggacccAATGTTCCACCCGGTTAGACAGAAGAGGAGACATCAGTCTgaggtcaagcatgcattcatcaaggacaagatatctaaactccttaaaatagggtccatttggGAAGTTAAGTGCCCGGACTGGTTAGCTAACttagtggtagtacctaaaaaagggaacaagcTAAGAATATGTGTAGATTACAATGACTTGTACAATACATGCcttaaggattcttttcctttgcctaacattgaTCGGATGATCGATGCGATGGCCAggcacgagatactcagctttctcgatgcctattccgagtACAACTAAATTCGGATAGACCCGggagaccaagaaaagacttcctttatcactaaatttGGTACCTACTACTATAATGTAATGCAATTCGGGTTAAAGAACATATGTGCCACCTACCAAAGCCTAGTAAACTGGATGTTCGGAGAACATATTGgaaaatctatggaagtttacattgacgaaaagttagttaagtccctgtgagcagaggaccatttgaaatatttgcaggaaaccttcgatatatttaagaaatacaatatgaagctgaacccggagaaacgCGTATTCGAGGTCGGATCGGGAAAGTTCTCGGGCTCATGGTATCCAATGGAGGggtcgagatcaatcccgacaaaatTAAAGCCATAGAAGACATCACGTTAAGGTCATTCAAAGGTTGAACGGGCGTATAGCTGCCTTGGGCCGGTTCATATCGAGGTCCTCGGATAGAAGCCACCGGTTCTTCTCgttgttgaaaaagaagaataacttttcctgGACCACGGAATGCCAACGaaccttggaagaactcaaacggtacctctCGAGTCCGCCCCTGCTCCATACTCCGAAGGTGAACGAGCAACTTTACCTTTACTTGGCGGTATCCGATGTGGctgtaagtggagtcctagtccgggaggagaaaggtacacaatttcctatttactatgtcagtagaactctaggcgGGTCCGAAAAAAGGTAttctcacctagaaaaattggcgctcgctttgctaagtgcctccagaaagttaaaaccatactttcCATGCCACCCCATATATGCCGTAACCTTTTACCTACTATGGAACATCATGCACAAACCCGAGATCTTGGGCCGGTTAGCCAAATGGGTCATcaaaatcagtgggtacgatatcgagtatcgaccccgaactgcCATTAAATCTTAAATTTTGGCAGAATTCGTGGCCGACTACCGaccttaatacccgaagtcgaaagggaATTATTGTTAACCTCGGGGACTATCTCAGGTATCTGGACCCTTTTTACAAATAGTGCCTCAAACGCAAAGGGGTCCAGACTCGGCATCGTGTCGAAACCACCTAGAGgaaatgtagttagacaatctattagaactgtgaaattaacttaatatgaggccgagtatgaggcatGATTACAGGTCTCAAATTGGCTAAGAGCCTTGGGGCCGAGGTGATTGAAGCTAAATGTGATTCCCTCAtcatggtaaatcaagtcaatgggacgttcGAAGTGAAAAAGGAACGAATGCGAATGTATCTAGACTAGTTACAGGTAACATTacatcaattcaaggaatggacctaCAACACATGCCCCGAGGCCAAAACAGCAAGGCCGATGCTTTGGCTAGCTTGGGGTCCTCGTTTGATGACGATTAGTTCATCTCGGGGACATTAATACAACTCATGAAGTCGATAATAGAAGAAGGTCACATCGAAGTAAATTCCATgatttgacttgggattggaggaacaaatatatagATTACTTGAAGACTGGGAAATTTCCTTCAGATCCTAAAGAACTAAGAGCTCTGCATACAAAGGCTGCAAGGTTTAGCTTATCCGAAGGGACCgtgttcagaagaacattcgatggcccactgGCCATATGATTGGAGCCGGAAGATACAGAATATgccttgagagaagttcacgacGGCACTTGCCAGAACCATTCGATGGCGGAATCTTTGGTTCAAAAATTAATCAGGGCCGGCTATTATTGGAATGAAATGGAGAAGAACGCGAAGGACTTTGTGCAAAAATGTGATGGCTGTTAGAGGCATGCGCCAATGATCCACCAACCGGAAGAGCTACTCCATTCGATCTTGTTCCCGTGGTATTTTATGAAATGGGTAATGGATATCGTCGGTCCTCTGCCGTGGGCACTCGGTAAGGTTTAATTCATATTattcatgaccgattatttttccaaatgggtcgaAGATCAAGTGTTCGAGAAAGTACAGGAAAAAGAAGTTTTTGACTTTATTTGGGaccatataatatttggattTGGCATATCATCTGAAATCATTTacgacaatgggaaacaattcatcggtATCTAGGTAAATAAGTTCTTCAAAGAACACaatattaagaagatactatcaacaccttaccaccctagtggAAACGGATAGGCGAAATCAACgaacaagaccatacttcaaaacctgaaaaagaggttgaccaattccaaaggaaaatggaaggaaatcttgcCAGAAGTCCTGTGGGCGTACCGGACGACCTCGAAGTCTAGTACCAGGGCCACCCGGTTTTTATTAGTCTATGGTGTCGAAGCCCTAATACCAGTCGAAGTAGGAGAACCGAGCCTCTAGTTACAATATGCGACCGAAGAGTCAAATGGCAAGGCCATGATCTCaagcctggaactattggatgaaaggcatgAAACCGCCCTAGTCCAACTGGCCGCTTAGAAATAACGAATAaaaagatactacaatcgaagaaccaaccCTTGACACTTTAAGATAGGGTATTTGGTATTGAGGAATATAACATTGCACACTCAAAACCCGAACAAGGGGAAACtgggaccgaactgggaaggtccATATCGAGTCATCGGAGTTATCGGCAAAGGCTCATACAAGCTCGAAGCAGGAAACAGTGTGCAACTACTGAACAACTAGAACATGACACACTTAAagtgatactactgctaaggtacgttTTCGATTACTCTTTAATAATATCATAAATcaaactaacacttgcaggcagcGGACAAGGATGAACGTGGTTGTTAAGTCTGAAAGCACGGCTgacactcttttttccttaaactGTTTTGTCCCAAAAGGgggttttcggcaaggtttttaatgaggcaacaataaatcgtgctaacttagattcgAAGGCCGGTCTAAAACCATAGTCAATGGGCATATCAGCAATATCCGAGCCCTCCCAAGCTCGACCTCGATAACTAGGGGCAATCACATTCGAATTAAAgttttagcaaggaaagaagaaaatattgtaTGTTAGAAGATAAGGATCGatggttaggattcattgtaagggccaaacggtcgtgCGAACTGTGCCCACATAGTTAACTTTAGCCATCATACAAGCTTTAACACACATtcgatcatgtactttacacacAGAAATGAAGAAAGTTCCGCCTT
Proteins encoded in this region:
- the LOC107797230 gene encoding uncharacterized protein LOC107797230, which codes for MSTRRDYRGYEELIKEEEPSAPILGKPKLSRNGTVPAAAKFFSSSSKKVTSEENFRATTQLKEAKKASKIHPIFSLFETKKKKKATARPEFSRYIQYVRDGGFGDVLQTTSSKSNMEAVK